In Vanessa tameamea isolate UH-Manoa-2023 chromosome 19, ilVanTame1 primary haplotype, whole genome shotgun sequence, one genomic interval encodes:
- the Uxt gene encoding protein UXT homolog, giving the protein MAKTNVNETISKYEQFINDVLKEDLRILDLKLQHINAEISDMIQQRHCLKVLTDKNDHPNGFKTQVNIGCNFFMEASVTDTSKLLMNIGLNHYLEFTIEEAYKYLDVRIKAFEVKSEELRTKAAETKAHIKLMLFGIGELDNQKSGKIS; this is encoded by the coding sequence atggcaaaaacaaatgttaacgaaacaatatcaaaatatgaaCAATTTATCAATGATGTACTGAAAGAGGACTTACGAATACTCGATTTAAAGTTACAACATATAAATGCTGAAATATCAGATATGATCCAACAACGACACTGTCTGAAAGTTTTAACAGACAAAAATGACCACCCTAACGGTTTTAAGACGCAGGTTAACATTGGTTGTAATTTCTTTATGGAGGCCTCTGTTACGGATACATCGAAACTTCTGATGAATATCggattaaatcattatttagaGTTCACAATAGAAGAAGCATACAAATACTTGGATGTCAGGATAAAAGCCTTTGAGGTGAAGTCAGAGGAACTGCGCACAAAGGCTGCTGAAACAAAAGCCCACATCAAGTTAATGTTATTTGGTATTGGTGAATTAGATAATCAAAAAAGTGGTAAAATcagttga
- the Spn-a gene encoding DNA repair protein RAD51 homolog 1, which translates to MTATASATTATIDEDLDECGPQLINKLEGNGITSGDIKKLEEAGYHTVESVAYAPKKWLITIKGISEAKADKILTEASKLVPMGFTTATEFHQKRAEIIQLTTGSKELDRLLGGGIETGSITEIFGEFRTGKTQLCHTLAVTCQLPIEQSGGEGKCMYIDTEGTFRPERLLAVAQRYGMEGAAVLDNVAYARAYNTDHQTQLLVQACAMMAESRYSLLIVDSATALYRTDYSGRGELNSRQLHLGRFMRMLLRLADEFGVAVIITNQVVAQVDSVGVFNADTKKPIGGHIIAHASTTRLYLRKGRGDNRVCKIYDSPCLPETEAMFAISTEGITDAKE; encoded by the exons ATGACTGCTACGGCATCAGCAACTACTGCAACCATTGATGAAGATTTAGATGAGTGTGGACCACAGCTGATCAATAAATTAGag gggAATGGAATTACATCAGGCGATATTAAGAAGTTGGAAGAGGCAGGATATCACACTGTTGAATCGGTAGCATACGCTCCAAAGAAATGGCTTATAACAATAAAAGGAATCTCCGAAGCGAAAGCTGACAAAATATTGACGGAAGCTTCGAAATTGGTACCAATGGGATTCACCACAGCAACAGAGTTTCATCAAAAAAG AGCTGAAATAATCCAGCTAACAACTGGATCTAAGGAATTGGACAGGCTGCTCGGAGGTGGCATTGAAACAGGATCAATTACAGAAATATTTGGGGAATTTCGAACAGGGAAAACACAGCTATGTCACACACTTGCAGTAACATGCcag TTGCCAATAGAACAGTCTGGTGGTGAAggtaaatgtatgtacatagacACAGAAGGAACTTTTCGTCCTGAGCGTCTGCTGGCAGTAGCTCAGAGATATGGTATGGAAGGAGCTGCTGTACTTGACAATGTGGCTTACGCCCGAGCATATAACACTGACCATCAAACACAATTATTAGTTCAAGCTTGTGCAATGATGGCTGAGTCTcg atattCTTTGTTAATAGTGGACAGTGCAACAGCCTTATATAGAACAGACTATTCTGGTAGAGGGGAACTCAACTCGAGACAACTTCACCTCGGGAGATTTATGAGAATGCTTCTAAGGCTTGCCGATGAg TTTGGAGTAGcagtaataataacaaaccaAGTGGTGGCTCAAGTGGACTCAGTGGGCGTGTTCAACGCGGACACTAAGAAGCCGATCGGAGGTCACATCATTGCGCATGCGTCCACCACGCGACTGTATCTGCGCAAGGGACGCGGAGACAATCGAGTCTGCAAGATATACGACAGCCCCTGTCTGCCGGAGACCGAAGCCATGTTCGCCATCAGTACCGAGGGCATTACTGATGCTAAAGAATAG
- the LOC113396079 gene encoding NAD-dependent protein deacetylase sirtuin-2 → MRIIYLSKRPCRFWTKVWSRNICLSRKMSANSPPGKSDDDGTQDRVVPPIPIPIRDLEVDSIRRFLASKLGFYEPPELTESNVEKVLDEVSLDGVAKWIKNIRCRNIITLAGAGISTSAGIPDFRSPHTGLYHNLQKYNLPEPQAIFEINFFRQNPKPFFTLAKELFPGKFKPTISHYFIRLLHEKGLLLRHYTQNIDTLERGAGIPEEKIVEAHGTFYKSHCLECRKEYSLEFIKDIIFTDQIPICTDCPGIVKPDIVFFGESLPERFQHCLQEDFMKCDMLIILGSSLEVQPFASLIDMVPDWCPRLLINREKAGVKSPLLRLWGLMSEGLTLDGSSIRDIARLGDCDDGCLELADKLGWGDELRALVAREHERLDREGNLAKPHAPVPTANEPIAEHHAVPTEPKQ, encoded by the exons ATGCGCATCATTTATCTGTCAAAACGACCGTGTCGATTTTGGACAAAGGTTTGGAGTCGCAATATCTGTTTATCGCGTAAAATGTCTGCAAATTCACCTCCCGGAAAAAGTGACG atGATGGCACTCAGGACAGAGTCGTCCCGCCAATTCCGATTCCGATTCGAGACTTGGAAGTGGATTCAATTCGAAGATTTTTAGCTTCAAAGCTCGGTTTCTATGAACCGCCAGAACTTACTGAATCAAACGTAGAAAAGGTTTTAGATGAAGTAAGTTTGGATGGCGTTGCAAAATGGATAAAAAACATACGATGCCGAAACATTATAACTTTAGCCGGAGCTGGAATATCAACAT CTGCCGGAATACCTGATTTTCGAAGTCCGCACACAGGATTGTACCACAATTTGCAGAAATATAACTTACCTGAGCCCCAGGCCATTTTCGAAATTAACTTCTTTCGACAAAACCCGAAGCCATTCTTCACATTGGCTAAAGAACTATTTCCCGGAAAATTTAAACCTACTAtatctcattattttataagactttTACATGAAAAGG GTCTCCTGCTCCGCCACTATACACAAAATATAGATACACTAGAGAGGGGCGCCGGTATCCCAGAAGAGAAAATAGTTGAGGCACATGGTACTTTCTATAAATCACATTGCTTGGAATGTCGCAAAGAATAttctttagaatttattaagG aTATCATATTCACAGACCAGATTCCGATATGCACTGATTGTCCTGGTATTGTTAAGCCAGATATAGTCTTTTTTGGTGAAAGTCTGCCGGAACGTTTCCAACACTGCTTGCAGGAAGACTTTATGAAGTGTGACATGCTAATCATATTAGGTTCCTCTCTAGAAGTCCAGCCATTTGCATCATTGATTGATAT gGTACCAGATTGGTGTCCAAGGCTCCTCATAAATCGTGAGAAGGCTGGTGTTAAATCTCCTTTACTAAGACTTTGGGGGCTCATGAGTGAAGGTCTGACTCTGGATGGATCCTCTATTCGGGATATTGCAAGACTTGGAGACTGTGATGACGGTTGTTTGGAGCTAGCAGATAAGCTTGGATGGGGA GATGAGCTTCGAGCACTGGTTGCTAGAGAACATGAACGTCTGGATCGGGAAGGAAACCTGGCGAAACCCCATGCTCCTGTGCCAACTGCCAATGAACCTATCGCTGAACACCATGCAGTGCCTACTGAGCCTAAGCAATGA
- the LOC113396064 gene encoding sodium channel protein Nach-like produces the protein MKNDKTIWWHEYRKRLYRPRARNMSFEFILRRITKKTFKEYTTNCSLAGVTKIFDPNIGYKERLVRIALICVMFGSIFYFLQYLWFDNLAKPLIVTMESTTYPISNIEFPAITFCNFNRISKKALQKYVKKNYRKLAPNNESIEQVEWFCKQLGRLLDYSYNKSVQVHPILFSFVKHLGDSHNIINLMKELSPPCEELLIRCSWSGDIIDCKKIFSVHRTVRGHCCTFNLVLGMDATSSFENSIYTVKRQHEPGQLNGLNVVLDTMVDDYTYTLYNMVGYEVLIFDPTHFADPTGGRVTQRIAQPDQAVFFEIHSIKQIATKEVRKYPETARKCLFRDERKDQFNELYSYSSCIVKCRIRTIQSLCKCTPYFFPTRRNVHPICTLDDIRCLNKYREKLLYLYPKDAVTTEGLEAEIQDALDCDECLPDCELTQHFTKQSKIPLSFLPNKNKEFTNYFLDDINMTSKTLVCIYQGTSNSVLNRLDIIYYWFELVSKQHLSVTSVVFAEYS, from the exons ATGAAAAACGACAAAACAATTTGGTGGCATGAATACAGAAAAAGGCTTTATAGACCGAGAGCGAGGAACATGagctttgaatttattttaagaagaattACTAAGAAGACTTTCAAGGAATATACTACTAACTGCTCTCTAGCTGgagttactaaaatatttgacCCAAATATAGGATACAAGGAAAG gCTGGTCCGTATTGCTCTGATCTGTGTGATGTTTGGAAGCATATTCTACTTTCTCCAGTACCTCTGGTTTGACAATCTCGCTAAACCTCTTATTGTCACCATGGAATCAACCACTTATCCCATATCAAATATCGAATTTCCCGCAATAACTTTTTGCAACTTCAATAGAATTAGCAAGAAGGCGCTGCAGAAATATGTGAAAAAGAA ttatagaAAACTGGCTCCGAACAATGAGTCTATAGAACAAGTGGAGTGGTTCTGCAAACAGCTGGGACGACTATTGGACTACTCATATAATAAATCCGTACAAGTCCATCCGATACTCTTTTCCTTCGTCAAACATCTTGGCGATAGTCATAACATCATTAATTTGATGAAAGAG CTGTCACCTCCGTGTGAAGAGTTATTGATTCGATGTTCTTGGTCTGGTGATATTATTgactgcaaaaaaatattttccgttCATCGTACTGTTCGCGGACATTGCTGCACTTTTAACCTAGTTCTCGGTATGGACGCAACTAGCAG CTTCGAAAATTCCATTTACACGGTTAAAAGACAACACGAACCAGGACAATTGAATGGTCTCAACGTTGTTCTAGACACTATGGTTGATGACTACACATATACACTCTATAATATGGTCGGATATGAG GTGCTAATATTCGATCCGACCCATTTCGCAGACCCGACTGGAGGCCGCGTCACGCAGCGCATAGCTCAACCCGACCAGGCCGTATTCTTCGAGATACACTCCATAAAACAGATTGCAACTAAAGAAGTACGAAAATATCCCGAAACAGcg agaAAATGTCTATTTCGCGATGAAAGGAAGGATCAGTTCAACGAATTGTACTCATATAGCTCCTGTATAGTAAAATGTCGTATTAGAACAATACAATCTTTGTGTAAATGTACACCTTACTTCTTTCCAACGAGACGGAACGTTCACCCGATTTGTACATTAGATGACATCagatgcttaaataaatatagag aaaaactgTTATACTTGTATCCGAAAGACGCTGTCACTACTGAAGGTCTCGAAGCGGAAATCCAGGATGCTCTCGACTGTGACGAATGCCTCCCGGACTGTGAACTGACCCAGCACTTTACTAAGCAATCTAAGATACCTCTTTCATTTTTACCGAATAAAAACAAGGAATTCACAAATTATTTCTT agaTGACATAAATATGACGAGTAAAACTTTGGTTTGTATTTATCAAGGGACATCTAATAGCGTTTTAAACCGActggatataatttattactggtTCGAGCTCGTCAGTAAGCAACatttatct GTAACGTCGGTGGTTTTTGCGGAATACTCGTAG